In Streptomyces sp. NBC_01439, the following are encoded in one genomic region:
- a CDS encoding PadR family transcriptional regulator has product MSLPHAILTALLEKPSSGLELTRRFDKSIGYFWSATHQQIYRELGRLEESGLIRELPSEVPVRGQKKEYEVLPAGGAELARWVGESQDPKPMRDPLLLRIRAAGVVGPQGLGPELRRHLELHRRQLAQYEAIEEKDFPPGRDAVEDRLRRLVLHGGIALETFWLHWLEEALGEVEDMSGPGA; this is encoded by the coding sequence ATGTCGCTGCCGCACGCCATCCTCACCGCCCTGCTGGAGAAGCCCTCGTCCGGGCTGGAGCTGACCCGGCGGTTCGACAAGTCGATCGGGTACTTCTGGTCGGCGACGCACCAGCAGATCTACCGCGAGCTGGGGCGGCTGGAGGAGTCCGGGCTGATCCGGGAGTTGCCGAGCGAGGTGCCCGTGCGCGGGCAGAAGAAGGAGTACGAGGTGCTGCCCGCCGGCGGCGCGGAGCTGGCCCGGTGGGTCGGCGAGAGCCAGGACCCCAAGCCGATGCGCGACCCGCTGCTGCTGCGGATCCGCGCGGCGGGTGTCGTGGGGCCACAGGGGCTCGGTCCCGAGCTAAGGCGCCACCTGGAGCTGCACCGCCGTCAGCTCGCACAGTACGAGGCCATCGAGGAGAAGGACTTCCCGCCGGGGCGGGACGCCGTGGAGGACCGGCTGCGGCGGCTCGTGCTGCACGGCGGGATCGCCCTGGAGACGTTCTGGCTGCACTGGCTGGAGGAGGCCCTGGGCGAGGTCGAGGACATGTCCGGACCGGGGGCCTGA
- a CDS encoding EF-hand domain-containing protein, producing MADIESARTTFGKFDVNGDGFVTADEFKAAMAAMGDPFVTGPVADAVIASKDANGDGLLSFDEFWASLNK from the coding sequence GTGGCGGACATCGAGAGCGCACGGACGACGTTCGGCAAGTTCGACGTGAACGGTGACGGCTTCGTCACGGCCGACGAGTTCAAGGCGGCCATGGCGGCCATGGGCGACCCGTTCGTCACCGGCCCCGTCGCGGACGCCGTGATCGCCTCCAAGGACGCGAACGGTGACGGCCTGCTGAGCTTCGACGAGTTCTGGGCCTCCCTGAACAAGTAG
- a CDS encoding YncE family protein, protein MTTTRLPRTAGALLAGLVLVALAGCGSAGKEPAEALGTKGPAKPVKAAPVAPPGLPGMPPVLDPNDVYAADRPNKLSPVVKDFPSRVYVPNTNSNTVSVIDPTTYRVIDTIPVGVQPQHVVPSWDLKTLWVNNNRGHTLTPINPATGEAGKPVEVHDPYNLYFTPNGKYAIVMASMDKELVFRDPHTMDRVKTVPVTCYGVNHADFSADGRYFIVSCEFSGELLKVDTERMEVVGQQKLPFEGAMPQDVKVSPDGKTFYVADMMAHGMWVLSGDTFETPKLLPTGKGCHGLYVSRDSKEMYVSNRGEGTISVFDFPENKLTKKWTLPDGGSPDMGGVSADGKVLWLSGRYNSEVYALDTQTGKQIARIPVGGGPHGLAVYPQPGRYSLGHTGIFR, encoded by the coding sequence ATGACGACCACCCGCCTTCCCCGGACCGCCGGCGCGCTGCTGGCAGGTCTGGTCCTCGTCGCCCTCGCCGGCTGCGGATCAGCCGGCAAGGAACCCGCCGAGGCGCTCGGCACCAAGGGCCCGGCCAAGCCCGTCAAGGCCGCGCCGGTCGCTCCGCCCGGTCTGCCCGGCATGCCGCCCGTGCTCGATCCGAACGACGTCTACGCGGCGGACCGGCCGAACAAACTCTCCCCCGTGGTGAAGGACTTCCCGTCCCGTGTCTACGTGCCGAACACCAACTCCAACACGGTGTCCGTCATCGACCCGACGACCTACCGGGTCATCGATACCATCCCGGTCGGGGTCCAGCCCCAACACGTGGTCCCCTCCTGGGACCTGAAGACCCTGTGGGTCAACAACAACCGCGGTCACACCCTCACCCCGATCAACCCGGCCACCGGCGAGGCCGGAAAGCCCGTGGAGGTGCACGACCCGTACAACCTGTACTTCACGCCGAACGGCAAGTACGCCATCGTCATGGCCTCGATGGACAAGGAGCTCGTCTTCCGTGACCCGCACACGATGGACCGGGTGAAGACGGTGCCCGTGACCTGCTACGGGGTCAACCACGCGGACTTCTCCGCCGACGGGCGCTACTTCATCGTGAGCTGCGAGTTCTCCGGCGAACTCCTCAAGGTCGACACCGAGCGAATGGAGGTCGTCGGCCAGCAGAAGCTGCCGTTCGAGGGCGCGATGCCGCAGGACGTCAAGGTCTCCCCGGACGGGAAGACCTTCTACGTCGCGGACATGATGGCGCACGGCATGTGGGTGCTCAGCGGGGACACGTTCGAGACCCCCAAACTGCTGCCCACCGGAAAGGGCTGCCACGGCCTCTACGTGAGCCGCGACTCCAAGGAGATGTACGTCTCCAACCGGGGCGAGGGCACCATCTCGGTCTTCGACTTCCCCGAGAACAAGCTCACCAAGAAGTGGACGCTGCCGGACGGCGGCAGCCCCGACATGGGCGGGGTCTCCGCCGACGGCAAGGTGCTGTGGCTGTCGGGCCGTTACAACTCCGAGGTCTATGCGCTCGACACGCAGACCGGCAAGCAGATCGCCCGGATCCCGGTGGGCGGCGGACCGCACGGACTCGCCGTGTACCCGCAGCCCGGCCGCTACTCGCTCGGCCACACCGGCATCTTCCGCTAG
- a CDS encoding polysaccharide deacetylase family protein, with amino-acid sequence MLSQPGRRAALRVALRAAVLGTAGAAAAGLTAACGSGRPATAPSGAPPGPGRSARPAQEAPAAAPRRFAGQPVEIGHGPRGRPRVALTFHGNGDPAIARAVLAAAEKGGARVTVLAIGSWLDAHPELARRVLDGGHELGNHTQRHLAINDMPEAQAYAEITGCAQRLKRLTGSIGTWFRPSQTQYATPLVQKLAQRAGYPHVLSYDVDSLDFTSPGAAAVIRTVTGTIRPGSVVSLHFGYADTVDAMPALLEELARRNLRAVTTTELLTP; translated from the coding sequence GGGACGGCCGGCGCCGCCGCGGCCGGTCTCACCGCCGCCTGCGGGTCGGGTCGGCCGGCCACCGCACCCTCCGGTGCGCCGCCGGGTCCGGGCCGGTCGGCCCGCCCGGCACAGGAGGCACCGGCCGCCGCCCCGCGCCGGTTCGCCGGGCAGCCCGTGGAGATCGGTCACGGTCCGCGCGGCCGCCCCCGGGTCGCCCTCACCTTCCACGGCAACGGGGACCCCGCCATCGCCCGGGCGGTCCTGGCCGCGGCCGAGAAGGGGGGCGCGCGGGTCACCGTACTGGCCATCGGATCCTGGCTCGACGCGCACCCGGAGCTGGCCCGGCGCGTCCTCGACGGCGGTCACGAGCTCGGCAACCACACCCAGCGCCACCTCGCGATCAACGACATGCCCGAGGCGCAGGCCTACGCCGAGATCACCGGCTGTGCCCAGCGGCTCAAGCGGCTCACCGGCTCCATCGGCACCTGGTTCCGGCCCTCCCAGACCCAGTACGCGACCCCCCTCGTCCAGAAGCTGGCCCAACGGGCGGGCTACCCGCACGTCCTCTCGTACGACGTGGACTCCCTCGACTTCACCTCGCCCGGTGCCGCGGCCGTCATCCGCACCGTCACCGGGACGATCCGGCCCGGATCGGTGGTGAGCCTGCACTTCGGCTACGCGGACACGGTCGACGCGATGCCTGCCCTCCTCGAAGAACTCGCGCGCCGCAACCTGCGCGCGGTGACCACCACGGAGCTGCTGACCCCATGA